From Gossypium raimondii isolate GPD5lz chromosome 11, ASM2569854v1, whole genome shotgun sequence:
aaaaaattcggttaaccgaccgaattcggttaatcggtcggttaaccgaattttttcggtcgggggtcggttaatttttttatgatttttcggttaacggttaattcggttcgaaaccggtcggttaaccgaaaattttcgttaaccgaaaaaattaataaataaaattatccaacccaacccaaactcaattacccaacccaataaaactaaaactaaagtttacccaattacccaatccaataaaactaaaactaaaagacaacccaatttactaaagtctaaaacccaatttactttaataatttataaatttttaaattttaaaataaaaataaaaaattcggTAATTCGGTATTTTTCAGAATtcgttaattcggttaattcggtaaTTCCGTAATTggtaattttaaccaaaaataaaaatacataattttcggttaatttggttaaccgaccttattaaccgaaaaaatttcggttcggttaaatttttttaaaaaaaaatcggttcggttaaaggttaaaatttttggaaggtcggttaattcggttatagtaatttcgggtcggttaaccggtcggttaaccgaatgaacacccctaggCAATGGCACCTAGCTACACCCTGTTCAtgtattcatattattatttcgATAATAGATTAAAGTACTTGAGAGGTCCTAATATTATACGGACCTGATCAAATTAGtccatttattattaaatggatctatactattaaaaattctaaattgtaacaaaattaacatttactgtataaaaattgtcttaaaaatttatttttttccagttgcaattcaattccaaacaaaagatttcatttacgaatcataaaaactttaaaaacattaactctattccaaatttttaaatggtaaatattaACCCTATTCcaaattagtgttatttaatttttttttaatagtaaagGGAATAAATTGAACCAATTAGtaataaaaggactaatttaaacAGCTCCATAGAATAAAGGGACCTCTCATGTATTCACCCTTATAGGGTATCCAAAATTATCTAATctaaattttcacaaatatgGAGTCAACCAATGCATAATcatataaacaataaacaatcaTTTCAAACTTAGTGTGAGTTTCGATGAGTGGTACGGTGCGTTTaaattactttttgtctcaatGCTACAGTATCTAACCTCACCACCATCCGCACATAAACGAACCACTCATTTCAAACCTAGGAAATGAAGATGTTTAATTTCTAGTAACCATGAAAATGACACAATGAACAGGGTTTCCTTGAATGTTGAACCTTTCATCCGTACAATCCGGTAAGTCCTATCCATTAGTCGACAACCGGTGTTTTGTATTTTGGGTCTAAACGAACGAATCGATACATACCATTCATGCAGAAGTCGACTCAGTTTCTGCTGCAGATGCTGCAGCCCGCTTCTTGGCGAAGTATTCATTGGCTCGCGCGAGGTTCTTTGCAACCGATGGCTTAACCCACTTCTTCCGGCCAGGCAATACAGTCAGCGAGGAACCAGCTGCCTCGAGCTTTTCCTTGGCAGATGCCGAGAACGCACGGGCCTTGAAGTTCAGTTTTACGTTCAGCTCCCCGTCGCCAAGAATCTAATAGAACACGATGCATAGTCAAATAACAATGAACCCTTTCAGTTTATAAACAACATTATGGCCATTTATACTGTTTTGACagagaatattcaagaaatcaCCAAAGAAACACAGGACATGCGAATACAACAGGGTACACCATGCGTGCAGGGGACGTAAAAGAAAACCGACGCGATACAAGCATATCAAGCCCTGAAATTAGAAGATACATCTTCTTTGAGATAGATTGCTTCGATTGCACAGTTATTTCCGATATTAATCGAGACTCAAGAACGAAGAACGATACTCGATTTATCAAGAgaacatttttttcttatagGGCTATCAAACTTACACATGAACTTAAATGCTCGGCCTAATCCCTAAATCTGAGATCATACGTACCTTTAAAGGGAGCTTTCTGTCTCTTCCAGATGGATTAATCAAACCCCTTTTCGTCAAAGTCTCCAACGACACCTCGTCGCCGTCTCGAAATCCTGCTGTTTCTATGTCTTTCAAGTTAACCGGAATGTATTTAGGCAATCCCGCATGCATACCTGGTCCGAGAAACGACAATGGAAGAATCGAATTGTCAGTAAGATCCTTGAACAGTTTACGAAATATTCTAATCGAATCCTCAAAGTATAAgtattaatatgttaattaatgtCAAAGCTAGCGGCGAGACAGAGAGAAGAACTTGATTAATACAATACCGATTCAATTAAAAACTTGTTGAACTTTGCACCAATTTAGAATCAGGATTATATAGCTTAGGTACtttttgtgcaattaaacctaTACTTTGTCCCACAGATTGCAATTAACCAACAAATTTCTTAATTCCAACCCCAATAACCACAATCTCAAAATAGGGTTGTATTCTAGACGAAAACTCGAAATTTGGAGCTAGATACTTAGCttaaatttgatcaaatatttgattttaagtACGAGATTAATTCGAGTATGTTCGATAATTAAGTTTAGAATTAATAGTATATATTAAAAgcaatatcataatttaataatataaaaatatgaaaaagttaagtaaaacttataaattatttgtgtcTAAATATTACTAAGCTCGAATTGAACTTAACCGACAGTTTTGAGTTGCTCAATCTCAGCTCGATAATTaccaatttaaatttgaatttttttcgagtgAAACTCGAGCACCAATATCTTATTTATATCCAGAAAGCAATTGAAGTTAGAAAACAAAAGACTTACCTCCAGCAATGCCTCTCAATTTAGGGATGCGCCTATAAAGCGGCATTTGACCACCTTCGAACCCTTTCCTAACACCTGGTCCAGACCGTGATTTTTGACCCCTCATCCCGAACCCACAGCTACCACCTTGTCCGGCCGATATTCCTCTCCCTTTCCGCTTCCCTTTCTTCCTTGACCCAGGTTGTGGTCCGAGGTTATCCAACCGGAACCGGACATTAGAAACCTGAACCGGAACTTGAGTACTTTTCACCGCTTGATTCACCACGACTAAACACCTCGTCTCTTGTTCAGGCCTTTGCCTGGTTCTGATTGGGATAATGTGAAGTGAATTCGGCCTTAAATTCCTCGAATTTCCCTGCAAtcgaaatgaaaaaaagaagcagATTCGATGATAAATTAGCCATGCATGtcgtgtgtgtgtgtgtgtgtgtgttaaTGAGAGAGTTTAAGAGCATTAGGGAAGTGAACCTTGAAAATGGAATGAAGGGAAATTGAAGCTGAGATATTAGGGTTTAGAGAGATTGAGAGCATGGCTGCCATTGCCAGCGGATGATTTTGCTCATTGGATAAAGTTTGATAGTCAAAACCGTAATAAACTTCTGCTCTCTCATCCGAAATGAACGGCTACGATTATCACTACGGCTGCCCAAGGATCAGGAAGCTCGCCTAGCACGACATGGATATGGTTGCagcaatgattttttttattatttcaaattaattctACTAGAATTcgatttaagtaataaaaatatttttaaaaattttaaatatacttaaaatatttttttatttacttatttccGTACAAGTATAAGATCACgattcttaatatttattttttatataatgcttAAAATCATTTGTAATTTCTCTTaacccttaaataaaaaaatagcttttttactccaataataaaaataataataattaaatatcaaaatgaattaCCCTACAAATTAATTACCGTAATTGGTCATTTGTTATAGTATTATTCGATGCTGCCTGACTAGTTGGCAACACCACGtgggttttaaagaaaaaagaagaattatCGGTGATGACAccaaactaaaatataatttattgattatatttattatgttataaaataattattttagcttAGGTGGTAGAATGTgtgatttttaattatgtagttgtgggttcatatttatttttgtaggaATCAAACCCAAGAAACGTAGTTAAAAACCACACATCCTACCAATTGAACtcaaacatttattatataatatgataaatataataactaattaTATTGTAGTCCGGTGCCGTCAATGTATCAGGCGGATAATACTTCGTTGTTTGAAAATAACTCGACCAACAATAATTTAGGCCACTTATTGTTTTAGATTATGAAGATGACAACTCATTGGAGTTGGACAACCATGGCCAGAGGTTGAGGTGCTCATAGCTATTTTTACGGAGGTGAATGTATTTCACGCGTACTTTTATTATAGggatttgataaaattaattattgtactattaaatgaattaatttagtccttatattattaaaaagaagtgtataaatctaattttttattgaatttaaaatttattatataaaaaatatcttaaaaattattttttaattacaattcaatttcaaataaacgatttatttacaaaattataaaactttaaaaatattatttatgttaaatagtaaatatattttttaattccatgTATGGGCTATAGTTTGAAACTTGTTCAATCTAAATATGGGTATTAAATTTGTCTTATAGATATCGtgtttgtaaataattaatttaagtccATTTAGAttagacctgttcatgggtTGGGTCACTCGTCTCGGCTCGAAGGCCTGTCCAAAATGTGGGAGGGTtcgggcaaaaatataggcccgaaaattTGGCTTGGTCAAAAAAGTAAAGCCCATTTAAAAAAAGGGTTGGGCCTCGAGTAAGGCATTTTTGGCCCGGCCTaaattcactaaaggacaaaaaaatctatttttttcaatgttattttcttattgttttctccctcttttttttttgcgtttttcTAGATCATTTtgtgtattatatataaaaaaatcaaataaaaattaatctaaaaaaattaaatatgggcGGGTTGAATCCGAGTTCACCTTTCTTAAATTGGATTAGACTTGGGCAAAAAATAAACTTACTTTCGAACTGAATTGGACTCAAACTTATAAAATTGGTCTAAATGCATTGCATAGACGAAGTAGGGCCACGAGCAACTTTAATCACAAGTAACATTAATATGCATAAACTAATGGACGattggtttaaaatatataaaatgacgATACAATTTAATGGATGTTTAGTTTAAAATAGCATGTAAATTGGACATTGAGGGAAACACGTCCTCTAGTTACGTAATTAATGATATTGTtagtatttttgtcaaaatttattattaatgtacTTAGTAACAGATCTTGACATTAAGTTTGAAAggatagaaatttttttaattttagggatttaatgagaattttcaaaatattgataggattaattaaatatttttaaaaaatttaagaattaataaaaattttcaaaatttttgaggagtcaaattaaaatttttaaaattatttaagggTGAAATAAAATTATCGAAAAATTTGGAGAAAGGTTAATAACCATCCGCCCTCGGATTTTCTAcgattttaaaagtattttttaaccCAAAAGCATTTTCGAAGTGCAATGATGAACAAAGCAATCTATTTAAATGTGTGAAAACTAGTTCACTTTAACTTgcaactaatatatatatgcaaactTTAATGgatgtttggtttaaaattacgataaattattaaaatagtcatttttgttcatcttaagttacactttagtaatttatgtttgaaatattatgttGCGTTGTAACATTATAGTCATTGAGCCGTTAATTGCCTTTAACGGTGTAATAGTAAGCTGACGTGACACATTAAACtaccatttcaaacaaaaattataggttaatttatataaccgatccccatatttttcgttttaagcaatttaatttttttcttttatgttcttttaattttttaattttttattatttatttttcattctcttctgcttctctaTCTTTTTTCATCCATTCTCCGTttcttttaatgtaatttttatatgtttgcCGCTTgctaaaactagtccctatacttttattttttcgaacaatttaatttttcgaGTGAGGCAAGCTTGTggactaattttaacaaatgaaaatatagaaaaactacgttaaaagaaaagaataaggaAAAATAGAGGAGAATGAGAagttaatgaaaaaataaaaaagaatataaaagaaaaattaaattgctcaaaatgaaaaatatatagggaccaattgtagaatttaacctaaaatttttgtttgaaatagtGATTTAACGTGCATGTTAGCTTCGTTATACGCTTAACGGTAATTAACGCctcaataactaaaatattacaacacaataacataaataactaaaacgtaaaatttcaaatataaataactaaaatgtaatctgagacaaacaaaagtaactattttgatagtttatctttaaaattatatgacAATGACCATACAAATTAATGGATGTTTGGTTTTAAATAACACGTAAATTGGACATAGAGAAAAAACATGTCCCGTAGTCATGTAACTATTGACATAgtatttttgtccaaaattaTCATCAATTTATTTAGTGATGGATTTTGAcattaaatttagaataaagtAAACtagatgttttaaaatttaatgaaatttttcaaaatttttaataaatttaatagaaaaataaaaattttgaaaggttaatgagaattttcaaataataattttttttaaattttagcttAGGCCATAACGATTACCTACCTCTAAATGTAGCTATCAAATCATATCCACCCCTAATAGCAAATAGGGGTAGATCCAAAGTGGTGGAATAAGAATCTTGTGGCTTATTAATTgagtgtttaatttttttgaggaTTATCCCAAGTTTAAATTACCGTTGTACTAAAAAAAAAGTGGTAGGTTAAGGTGTAACGAGCCACTAATTTCATAAGCTACTCGAGCTCgactcaaaaaaatttgaactcaATTCGGTAATTATCTAGCTAAGCTCGAGCTGTCGATCGAATGAATACGAGCTTAATAATACTTGACTCGAATGACTCATGAGCCTTATTGagatattcatatttatatattactaaattatgtTGTTGCCTTAATATGTTATTAGCCATAAGCTTAAATATCGAGCCAAACTCGAGTTAGAGATTAAGTACAAAGAACCAGTAAACgagcttaatttagcttgaACATTAGTAGCTCAATTATATCTTGAGCTTAAAAATAGATGTTTGATTTAAACTCAATCCAAATATCGTGCTTCAAATTTCGAGTCAAGCTCGAGCCTGACGGTATTCGAGCTCAACTTGATTGCATCCCTAGGTGGGCAAACTCTTTTACCATCAGATTGACTAGTAGTGCCACGGTAGCACAAACTAACAATGTTAGTATGGAGATACCAACCTAGTTGacaaaatacaagttcaataataaactaattaaaaaaaagggacaAACTAAGTACAAATGGATAGGTTCAcggtagaggtgctcatgggctaggccgggccgggcccagaaaaaagtttggcccgggtcctaggcccgagccaggcccggcccgaaaaaaattcataagcccggcccggcccagcccgtttttaaataaataccaaaaatttattttaaaaattaaaacaaaaattaaaaaagtattttaaaattattttaaaattaaaaaaaatttaaaaagtattttaaaaaaaatttaaaatttaaaaaattttaaaaaagcattttaaaagtattttaaaattaaaaaaataaaaaaataaaaaaatttattatattcgggccgggcccgagccaaaaaagtggtgcccgaggcccggcctattttttaatcgagcctcatttttttgcccaagcccatatttcgggcctatatttttacccaaaccctctcatatttcgggcgggccgggctgcccggcccatgagcacctctagttcacgggccaaaatatatattaaccaaTATATATAAGGTGTCAATATTAGACTTAAAGTTTTTAGTtggacaaaaaaagaaagaatgattCAATGTGCAGTgtcatatatgaatt
This genomic window contains:
- the LOC105761818 gene encoding 50S ribosomal protein L15, chloroplastic isoform X1 translates to MAAMLSISLNPNISASISLHSIFKGNSRNLRPNSLHIIPIRTRQRPEQETRCLVVVNQAVKSTQVPVQVSNVRFRLDNLGPQPGSRKKGKRKGRGISAGQGGSCGFGMRGQKSRSGPGVRKGFEGGQMPLYRRIPKLRGIAGGMHAGLPKYIPVNLKDIETAGFRDGDEVSLETLTKRGLINPSGRDRKLPLKILGDGELNVKLNFKARAFSASAKEKLEAAGSSLTVLPGRKKWVKPSVAKNLARANEYFAKKRAAASAAETESTSA
- the LOC105761818 gene encoding 50S ribosomal protein L15, chloroplastic isoform X2, whose protein sequence is MAAMLSISLNPNISASISLHSIFKGNSRNLRPNSLHIIPIRTRQRPEQETRCLVVVNQAVKSTQVPVQVSNVRFRLDNLGPQPGSRKKGKRKGRGISAGQGGSCGFGMRGQKSRSGPGVRKGFEGGQMPLYRRIPKLRGIAGGMHAGLPKYIPVNLKDIETAGFRDGDEVSLETLTKRGLINPSGRDRKLPLKGLICLYRVGFLLRPLHAWCTLLYSHVLCFFDSWRRGAERKTELQGPCVLGICQGKARGSWFLADCIAWPEEVG